A single genomic interval of Burkholderia cepacia ATCC 25416 harbors:
- a CDS encoding IS110-like element ISBma3 family transposase, whose protein sequence is MQDTQQHDAVDVFVGVDVGKGQHHAVALDRNGKRLYNKALPNDEAKLRALIAELKTHGRLLFVVDQPSTIGALPVAVARAEGVLVAYLPGLAMRRIADLHAGEAKTDARDAAIIAEAARSMPHTLRSLRLADEQLAELTMLCGFDDDLAAQVTQTSNRIRGLLTQIHPALERVLGPRLDHPAVLDLLERYPSPAALASTSEKTLANRLTKLAPRMGKSLAAEIVQALSEQAVTVPGTQAATIVMPRLAQQLAALRKQRDEVAAEVEQLVLAHPLWPVLTSMPGVGVRTAARLLTEVAHKAFASAAHLAAYAGLAPVTRRSGSSIRGEHPSRRGNKVLKRALFLSAFAALRDPVSRAYYSRKIQQGKRHNQALIALARRRCDVLFAMLRDGTIYQPKSAPNA, encoded by the coding sequence ATGCAAGACACTCAACAGCATGACGCCGTCGATGTTTTCGTCGGCGTTGACGTCGGTAAGGGCCAGCATCACGCTGTTGCACTCGATCGAAATGGCAAGCGTCTGTACAACAAAGCGCTGCCCAACGATGAGGCCAAGCTGCGCGCCCTCATCGCCGAACTCAAGACTCATGGTCGACTCCTGTTCGTCGTCGATCAGCCTTCCACCATCGGAGCGCTGCCAGTGGCCGTCGCTCGCGCTGAAGGCGTGCTCGTCGCCTATCTGCCGGGACTGGCCATGCGCCGCATCGCCGATCTGCACGCAGGTGAAGCCAAGACCGATGCCCGCGATGCCGCGATCATTGCCGAAGCCGCCCGCTCGATGCCGCATACGCTGCGCTCGCTTCGATTGGCTGACGAGCAACTCGCCGAGCTCACCATGCTGTGCGGCTTCGACGATGATCTCGCCGCTCAGGTCACTCAAACCAGCAACCGCATTCGCGGCCTGCTTACCCAGATCCATCCAGCGCTCGAGCGCGTTCTCGGACCGCGCCTCGACCATCCGGCGGTGCTCGATCTGCTTGAGCGCTACCCGTCGCCCGCCGCGCTTGCCTCAACCAGCGAGAAGACGCTCGCCAACCGCCTGACTAAGCTCGCGCCGCGCATGGGCAAGAGCTTGGCGGCCGAGATCGTTCAGGCTCTGAGCGAACAAGCCGTGACCGTGCCCGGCACGCAAGCTGCCACCATCGTCATGCCTCGTTTGGCCCAGCAGCTTGCGGCCTTGCGTAAGCAGCGCGACGAGGTCGCTGCCGAAGTGGAACAGCTGGTGCTTGCTCACCCTCTTTGGCCGGTCCTGACCAGCATGCCGGGAGTCGGCGTCAGGACCGCTGCCAGACTCCTGACCGAAGTCGCCCATAAAGCCTTCGCCTCCGCCGCGCATCTGGCGGCCTACGCAGGCCTCGCGCCGGTCACCCGGCGCTCAGGATCGTCGATCCGTGGCGAGCACCCATCTAGACGGGGCAACAAGGTGCTCAAGCGCGCCTTGTTCCTATCCGCCTTCGCGGCCTTACGAGACCCAGTCTCACGGGCCTATTACTCCCGCAAGATCCAGCAGGGCAAGCGCCACAACCAAGCGCTCATCGCGCTGGCGCGGCGACGCTGCGACGTCCTGTTCGCCATGCTGCGTGACGGAACCATTTACCAACCCAAGTCAGCCCCTAACGCTTGA
- a CDS encoding NAD(P)H-dependent flavin oxidoreductase, whose translation MALPTVLQNLTLPVIASPMFIVSYPELVLAQCKAGIVGSFPALNARPAELLDEWLTQIQSELADHKAKHPDAVIGPIAVNQIVHQSNTRLEHDVRVCVEHKVPIFITSLRAPAREIVDAVHSYGGIVLHDVINLRHAQKALEAGVDGLILVAAGAGGHAGTTSPFALVGEVRKIFDGPIVLSGSIANGGSILAAQAMGADFAYMGTRFIATQEAHAIDDYKHAILNAKSSDIIYTNLFTGVHGNYIRESIEKAGLDPDALPESDKTKMNFGGDKTKAWKDIWGAGQGVGLMDDLPSVGALVERLKREYDDAKARLGIPR comes from the coding sequence ATGGCATTGCCCACCGTCCTGCAGAACCTGACGCTGCCCGTCATCGCGTCGCCGATGTTCATCGTCAGCTACCCCGAACTCGTGCTCGCGCAATGCAAGGCGGGCATCGTCGGTTCGTTCCCCGCGCTCAACGCCCGTCCGGCCGAACTGCTCGACGAGTGGCTCACGCAGATCCAGTCCGAGCTGGCCGACCACAAGGCGAAGCACCCCGACGCCGTGATCGGCCCGATCGCGGTCAACCAGATCGTCCATCAGTCGAACACGCGGCTCGAGCACGACGTGCGCGTGTGCGTCGAGCACAAGGTGCCGATCTTCATCACGAGCCTGCGCGCGCCGGCGCGCGAGATCGTCGACGCGGTGCACAGCTACGGCGGCATCGTGCTGCACGACGTGATCAACCTGCGTCACGCGCAGAAGGCGCTCGAAGCCGGTGTCGACGGGTTGATCCTCGTCGCGGCCGGCGCAGGCGGCCACGCGGGCACGACGTCGCCGTTCGCGCTCGTCGGCGAAGTCCGCAAGATCTTCGACGGCCCGATCGTGCTGTCCGGCTCGATCGCGAACGGCGGCTCGATCCTCGCCGCGCAGGCAATGGGCGCCGATTTCGCGTACATGGGCACGCGCTTCATCGCGACGCAGGAAGCGCACGCGATCGACGACTACAAGCACGCGATCCTGAACGCGAAATCGTCGGACATCATCTACACGAACCTCTTCACGGGCGTGCACGGCAACTACATCCGCGAGAGCATCGAGAAGGCGGGCCTCGATCCGGACGCGCTGCCGGAATCCGACAAGACCAAGATGAATTTCGGCGGCGACAAGACGAAGGCGTGGAAGGACATCTGGGGCGCCGGCCAGGGCGTCGGCCTGATGGACGACCTGCCGAGCGTGGGCGCGCTCGTCGAGCGCCTGAAGCGCGAGTACGACGACGCGAAGGCGCGGCTCGGCATCCCGCGCTGA
- a CDS encoding EAL domain-containing protein, with protein sequence MPAPHPDSAATRTTRLIADRALAAVFQPIVDLGSGTVVGYEGLIRGPRGTDLETPAALFAQAARDGETIALEQAAALTCLDAFAALGCDGKLFLNFSAGTILQLARERERARQLLDRARVGAERIVIELTEQNATTDIAHIEPAVASLRDAGIQFALDDYGTANASMNLWLRLHPDVVKIDRFFIHDIARDPLKFEAVKAMQHFAQASGAQLIAEGIENESDLIVVRDMGICCVQGFLLGRPNARPSRVVAPAARDAIRAPHIAVFPGATRPVRPAGTIAGKMLVPAPALPRDATSNDVLDLFNRMPDLHAVALVERGRPVALVDRRGFIDRFALPYHREVFGKKPCLPFANDAPLMIDNATTFEQLAMLLASHDQRYLADGFVITEHGRYVGLGTGESLVRAVTEMRIEAARYANPLTFLPGNIPISAHIDRLLQRDAGFHACYVDLNQFKPFNDQYGYWQGDEVLKFAATVLAGVCDPQRDFLGHVGGDDFLVLFQRDDWRQRAADAIARFNDGAQRFYTQADRQAGGLRGEDRHGNPAFFGFVTMAIGAVGVPAGAHGAKRYGSDEIASVAALAKRRAKQQPDGLAVVDLDAGRAALRDRGEPPAMAIR encoded by the coding sequence ATGCCCGCGCCCCACCCCGACTCCGCCGCCACCCGCACCACGCGCCTGATCGCGGATCGTGCGCTGGCCGCCGTCTTCCAGCCGATCGTCGATCTCGGGTCGGGGACGGTCGTCGGCTACGAGGGCCTGATACGCGGCCCGCGCGGCACCGACCTCGAAACGCCCGCCGCGCTGTTCGCGCAGGCCGCGCGCGACGGCGAGACCATCGCGCTCGAACAGGCCGCCGCGCTCACCTGCCTCGACGCGTTCGCAGCGCTCGGCTGCGACGGCAAGCTGTTCCTCAATTTCAGCGCGGGCACGATCCTGCAGCTCGCGCGCGAACGCGAGCGCGCCCGCCAACTGCTCGACCGTGCGCGGGTCGGCGCCGAGCGCATCGTGATCGAACTGACCGAGCAGAACGCGACGACGGACATCGCCCACATCGAGCCGGCCGTCGCGTCGCTGCGCGACGCCGGCATCCAGTTCGCGCTCGACGACTACGGCACCGCGAACGCGAGCATGAACCTGTGGCTGCGCCTGCATCCGGACGTCGTGAAGATCGACCGCTTCTTCATCCACGACATCGCGCGCGACCCGCTGAAGTTCGAGGCCGTGAAGGCGATGCAGCACTTCGCGCAGGCGAGCGGCGCGCAACTGATCGCGGAAGGCATCGAGAACGAAAGCGACCTGATCGTCGTGCGCGACATGGGCATCTGCTGCGTGCAGGGCTTCCTGCTCGGCCGGCCGAACGCGCGGCCGTCGCGGGTCGTCGCACCGGCCGCGCGCGACGCGATCCGCGCGCCGCACATCGCGGTGTTTCCCGGCGCGACGCGCCCGGTGCGGCCGGCCGGCACGATCGCCGGAAAGATGCTGGTTCCGGCGCCGGCGCTGCCGCGCGACGCGACCAGCAACGACGTGCTCGACCTGTTCAACCGGATGCCCGACCTGCATGCGGTCGCACTCGTCGAACGCGGCCGGCCCGTCGCGCTCGTGGATCGCCGCGGCTTCATCGACCGTTTCGCGCTGCCGTACCACCGCGAGGTGTTCGGGAAGAAGCCGTGCCTGCCGTTCGCGAACGACGCGCCGCTGATGATCGACAACGCGACAACGTTCGAGCAGCTCGCGATGCTGCTCGCGAGCCACGACCAGCGCTACCTCGCGGACGGCTTCGTCATCACCGAACACGGCCGCTACGTCGGGCTCGGCACCGGCGAGAGCCTCGTGCGCGCGGTGACCGAGATGCGCATCGAGGCCGCCCGCTATGCGAACCCGCTGACGTTCCTGCCCGGCAACATCCCGATCAGCGCGCACATCGACCGCCTGCTCCAGCGCGACGCCGGCTTTCATGCGTGCTACGTCGACCTGAACCAGTTCAAGCCGTTCAACGACCAGTACGGCTACTGGCAGGGCGACGAGGTGCTGAAGTTCGCCGCGACGGTGCTGGCCGGCGTGTGCGATCCGCAGCGCGACTTTCTCGGGCACGTCGGCGGCGACGATTTCCTCGTGCTGTTCCAGCGCGACGACTGGCGCCAACGCGCCGCCGACGCGATCGCGCGCTTCAACGACGGCGCGCAGCGCTTCTACACGCAGGCCGACCGGCAGGCGGGCGGGCTGCGCGGCGAGGACCGCCACGGCAACCCGGCGTTCTTCGGTTTCGTGACGATGGCGATCGGCGCGGTCGGCGTGCCGGCCGGCGCGCACGGCGCGAAGCGCTACGGCAGCGACGAGATCGCATCGGTCGCCGCGCTCGCGAAGCGGCGCGCGAAACAGCAGCCGGACGGGCTCGCGGTCGTCGACCTCGATGCGGGCCGCGCCGCGCTGCGCGATCGCGGCGAACCGCCGGCCATGGCAATACGCTGA
- a CDS encoding porin: MKAFARRASRTSVKLIAAAACVAATAPVHAQSSVSLYGQVDEWVGATKFPGGDRAWNVSGGGMSTSYWGMHGAEDLGNGYKAIFTLESFFRAQNGQFGRFQGDTFFARNAYVGIDSPYGTVTAGRLTTHLFLSTILFNPFYDSYTFSPMVYHVFLGLGTFPTYPSDQGAVGDSGWNNALSYTSPSFGGLNFGAMYAFGNQAGDNGSKKWSAQFNYANGPFAATAVYQYVNFNNGPRDLSALVAGMKSQGIAQVGATYDLKYVKLFGQYMYTKNDQVAGSWHVNTAQGGVSVPLGVGNAMASYAYSRDAGGLDQTRQTWAVGYDYPLSKRTDVYAAYMNDHISGLSNGNTFGAGIRAKF; the protein is encoded by the coding sequence ATGAAAGCATTCGCTCGCCGTGCGTCGCGCACGTCCGTCAAGCTGATCGCCGCGGCTGCCTGCGTGGCGGCTACCGCTCCCGTCCATGCACAGTCGAGCGTGTCGCTCTACGGTCAGGTCGACGAATGGGTCGGCGCCACCAAGTTCCCGGGCGGCGACCGCGCGTGGAACGTGAGCGGCGGCGGGATGTCGACGTCGTACTGGGGCATGCACGGCGCCGAGGATCTCGGCAACGGCTACAAGGCGATCTTCACGCTGGAAAGCTTCTTCCGCGCGCAGAACGGCCAGTTCGGCCGCTTCCAGGGCGACACGTTCTTCGCGCGCAACGCGTACGTCGGCATCGATTCGCCGTACGGCACGGTGACGGCCGGCCGCCTGACGACGCACCTGTTCCTGTCGACGATCCTGTTCAACCCGTTCTACGACTCGTACACCTTCTCGCCGATGGTGTACCACGTGTTCCTCGGCCTCGGCACGTTCCCGACCTACCCGAGCGACCAGGGTGCCGTCGGCGATTCGGGCTGGAACAACGCGCTGTCGTACACGTCGCCTTCGTTCGGTGGCCTGAATTTCGGCGCGATGTACGCGTTCGGCAACCAGGCCGGCGACAACGGCTCGAAGAAGTGGAGCGCGCAGTTCAACTACGCGAACGGCCCGTTCGCGGCGACCGCGGTCTACCAGTACGTGAACTTCAACAACGGCCCGCGCGACCTGAGCGCGCTGGTGGCCGGCATGAAGAGCCAGGGCATCGCGCAAGTCGGCGCGACCTACGACCTGAAGTACGTGAAGCTGTTCGGCCAGTACATGTATACGAAGAACGACCAGGTCGCGGGCAGCTGGCACGTGAATACCGCGCAGGGCGGCGTGTCGGTGCCGCTCGGCGTGGGCAACGCGATGGCGTCGTACGCGTACTCGCGCGACGCGGGCGGCCTCGACCAGACGCGCCAGACCTGGGCCGTCGGCTACGACTATCCGCTGTCCAAGCGCACGGACGTCTACGCTGCTTACATGAACGACCACATCAGCGGCCTGTCGAACGGCAACACGTTCGGCGCCGGCATCCGCGCGAAGTTCTGA
- a CDS encoding ISAs1 family transposase, with protein sequence MEETQALSIEDAFGELRDPRSRTPAHDLSEMLVVALCAILSGADSWVAIQIWGEEKLEWLRGYVPLRNGIPSHDTFGRVFAALNPRQFEACFTRWMSGAFPTLSGEVIAIDGKTVRGSHRNGERAIHLVSAFGSGLGVVLGQVRTADKSNEITAIPELLDALLLKGAIVTIDAMGCQQAIARQLVTSGADYVLAVKENQPTLLVEVRTTLEAIDRLASDDRWDCSSEYREVEKDHGRIETRRCLVSDVMNTWRAAALWPGMRSIAMVEATREIGETVSVERRYYVSSLPADATRIAHAVRSHWRIENSMHWVLDVAFGEDQCRVRVEHAAQNFAILRRITMNLLRKDTQTKAGLKIRRLKAATSDNYRAQLLGW encoded by the coding sequence ATGGAGGAAACGCAAGCCTTGAGCATCGAAGACGCGTTCGGCGAGTTACGCGATCCGCGCAGCCGAACGCCTGCGCACGACCTGTCAGAGATGCTGGTGGTGGCGCTGTGCGCGATTCTCTCGGGAGCGGATAGCTGGGTAGCCATTCAGATCTGGGGTGAAGAGAAACTGGAGTGGCTACGCGGCTACGTGCCGCTGCGCAACGGCATCCCGTCCCACGACACGTTTGGACGGGTGTTCGCGGCCCTGAACCCACGTCAGTTCGAGGCGTGCTTCACGCGCTGGATGAGCGGTGCGTTTCCAACCTTGTCCGGCGAGGTCATCGCGATCGACGGCAAGACGGTGCGTGGCTCGCATCGCAATGGGGAGCGTGCCATCCACCTTGTTTCGGCCTTTGGAAGCGGCCTGGGCGTTGTACTGGGGCAGGTGCGCACGGCCGACAAGAGTAACGAGATCACGGCGATTCCGGAACTGCTCGATGCACTACTGCTCAAGGGTGCAATCGTAACGATCGACGCCATGGGCTGCCAGCAGGCGATTGCTCGCCAACTCGTCACGAGCGGAGCCGACTACGTGCTGGCGGTCAAGGAAAACCAGCCGACGCTGCTGGTGGAAGTTCGCACCACGCTCGAAGCCATCGACCGTCTTGCATCCGATGACCGATGGGACTGTTCGAGTGAATATCGGGAGGTCGAGAAGGACCACGGCCGGATCGAAACACGTCGTTGCCTGGTCAGTGATGTGATGAACACATGGCGCGCGGCCGCGCTCTGGCCGGGCATGCGCTCGATCGCTATGGTCGAGGCCACGCGTGAGATCGGCGAGACGGTGTCGGTCGAGCGCCGATATTACGTGAGCAGCCTGCCCGCCGATGCAACGCGCATTGCACACGCCGTACGCTCACACTGGCGGATCGAGAACTCGATGCACTGGGTGCTCGACGTGGCGTTCGGCGAAGATCAATGCAGGGTGCGGGTCGAACATGCGGCGCAGAACTTTGCAATTCTGCGCCGCATTACGATGAACCTGCTGCGCAAGGACACGCAAACCAAGGCGGGCCTCAAGATCCGCCGGCTCAAGGCCGCCACCAGCGACAACTATCGCGCTCAACTCCTTGGCTGGTAA
- a CDS encoding LysR family transcriptional regulator, which translates to MDTLVSMNVFRYVVEVGSFVGAAERMQMSAAMASKHVMHLEQQLGARLLHRTTRRVAPTEAGREYYERLVQALSELDEAGQAVGAASVVPQGRLRVTSLSAFGLRHVMQAVTDYAGRFPDVTVDMTLSDRVVDLIEEGYDVAVRAAPNGLKSSSLVARQIATAHILLVASPEYLEKHGTPQTIADLAHHNYLRRDSNSTMLDALVIDAAAASRVNLNGNLIVNHLEGLRAAVLAGAGIALLGTEVVGDDIESGRLVPVLIDAVPPHEAPIYAVYASRRHVSAKVRSFVDFLAARFEGQSLCPSIESRLRVLPITRMKRAV; encoded by the coding sequence ATGGATACCCTCGTCAGCATGAATGTGTTTCGCTACGTCGTCGAAGTGGGCAGCTTCGTCGGCGCGGCCGAGCGCATGCAGATGTCGGCTGCGATGGCGAGCAAGCACGTGATGCATCTCGAGCAGCAGCTCGGTGCGCGGCTGCTGCATCGCACGACACGACGCGTCGCGCCTACCGAGGCCGGACGCGAATACTACGAGCGCCTCGTGCAGGCGCTGTCGGAACTCGACGAAGCCGGGCAGGCCGTCGGCGCCGCGAGCGTGGTGCCGCAAGGCAGGCTGCGCGTCACGTCGCTGTCCGCGTTCGGGCTGCGGCACGTGATGCAGGCCGTCACCGATTATGCGGGCCGGTTCCCGGACGTGACCGTCGACATGACGCTGTCCGATCGCGTGGTCGACCTGATCGAGGAAGGCTACGACGTCGCGGTGCGCGCGGCGCCGAACGGATTGAAATCGTCGTCGCTGGTCGCGCGGCAGATCGCGACCGCGCACATCCTGCTGGTCGCGTCGCCCGAGTATCTCGAGAAGCACGGCACGCCCCAGACGATCGCCGATCTCGCGCACCACAACTACCTGCGGCGCGACTCGAATTCGACGATGCTCGACGCGCTGGTGATCGACGCGGCCGCCGCGTCGCGCGTGAACCTGAACGGCAACCTGATCGTGAACCATCTCGAAGGGCTGCGTGCGGCCGTGCTCGCGGGCGCGGGCATCGCGCTGCTCGGCACCGAGGTGGTCGGCGACGACATCGAGTCCGGCCGGCTCGTGCCGGTGCTGATCGATGCGGTGCCGCCGCACGAGGCGCCGATCTATGCGGTCTACGCGAGCCGCCGTCACGTGTCCGCGAAGGTGCGTTCGTTCGTCGATTTCCTGGCGGCGCGTTTCGAAGGGCAGTCGCTGTGCCCGTCGATCGAATCGCGCCTGCGCGTGCTGCCGATCACGCGGATGAAGCGCGCGGTGTGA
- a CDS encoding bile acid:sodium symporter family protein: protein MARPRFLPDNFTLALVGTVVLASLLPCRGPAAHAFNWATNIAVGLLFFLHGAKLSREAVVAGATHWRLHAVVLLSTFALFPLLGLALKPVLQPLVTPTLYAGVLFLCTLPSTVQSSIAFTSIAKGNVPAAVCAASASSLLGIFVTPALVGLMITSQSAAAASPWSTVGSIVMQLLVPFIAGQLLRPVIGGWIDRNRGVLRFVDQGSILLVVYVAFSEAVNEGLWHQILPRALGGLLVVNLVLLAIALLLTAFVSKRLGFNRADQITIIFCGSKKSLAAGVPMAKVIFSANAVGAIVLPLMLFHQIQLMACAALAQRWGARDMSGEHDEGDAASAPGALSAGKR from the coding sequence ATGGCCCGTCCCCGTTTTCTTCCCGACAACTTCACGCTCGCGCTCGTCGGCACCGTCGTGCTCGCGAGCCTGCTGCCCTGCCGCGGCCCGGCCGCCCACGCGTTCAACTGGGCGACCAACATCGCCGTCGGCCTGCTGTTCTTCCTGCACGGCGCGAAGCTGTCGCGCGAAGCCGTCGTCGCGGGCGCGACCCACTGGCGGCTGCACGCGGTCGTGCTGCTCAGCACGTTCGCGCTGTTCCCGCTGCTCGGCCTCGCGCTGAAGCCGGTGCTGCAGCCGCTCGTCACGCCGACGCTGTATGCGGGCGTGCTGTTCCTGTGCACGCTGCCGTCGACGGTCCAGTCGTCGATCGCGTTCACGTCGATCGCGAAGGGCAACGTGCCGGCCGCCGTGTGCGCGGCATCCGCGTCGAGCCTGCTCGGGATCTTCGTCACGCCGGCGCTCGTCGGGCTGATGATCACGTCGCAATCGGCCGCCGCCGCGTCGCCGTGGAGCACCGTCGGCAGCATCGTGATGCAGCTGCTCGTGCCGTTCATCGCCGGCCAGTTGCTGCGGCCCGTGATCGGCGGCTGGATCGACCGCAACCGCGGCGTGCTGCGCTTCGTCGACCAGGGCTCGATCCTGCTCGTCGTCTACGTCGCGTTCAGCGAGGCCGTCAACGAAGGCCTCTGGCACCAGATCCTGCCGCGCGCGCTCGGCGGCCTGCTCGTCGTCAACCTCGTGCTGCTCGCGATCGCGCTCCTGCTGACCGCGTTCGTCAGCAAGCGGCTCGGCTTCAACCGCGCCGACCAGATCACGATCATCTTCTGCGGATCGAAGAAGAGCCTCGCGGCCGGCGTGCCGATGGCGAAGGTGATCTTCTCGGCGAACGCGGTCGGGGCGATCGTGCTGCCGCTGATGCTGTTCCACCAGATCCAGCTGATGGCGTGCGCGGCGCTCGCGCAGCGCTGGGGCGCGCGCGACATGAGCGGCGAGCACGACGAGGGCGACGCGGCATCGGCGCCCGGCGCGCTGAGCGCGGGCAAGCGCTGA